From Rubricoccus marinus, a single genomic window includes:
- a CDS encoding RuBisCO large subunit C-terminal-like domain-containing protein yields MYKYRAMSSNGQLDADPAMFWWRAGLDPERYVWATYVVETSHDPERVATMLAQEQSAVSPNIPHTGRPVDADAFAARVVSVESLPDAPPSGIEHYALTPHESAPSQETRWARVEIAYPFPGSPASLTHVWTIIGAEVHRFGFVRALQIEDFRIPSSAAIRGPRFGVRGLRDVAGVFGRPLLCRSARPAVGATDDEMAEMAELVLLAGFDAVKDDELTLARGADAAARRARTVAKAVRNAEDQTGERKLYVANAIGSRSQTLAIANAAVANGADALLVSSALQGLEVCGELADEFGVPILCHNTWSDVLSRHPRFGVSDAALASLHRLSGADLVMAPGPFATQTAPSEAPFLDAVRGPVEGVRSAMPILAGGKIPEGVAQYLEAVGSPDFMLIVATAVDTHPEGMAVGAREFRDAVEAVRLPAPR; encoded by the coding sequence TTGTACAAATACAGAGCAATGAGTTCAAACGGTCAACTCGACGCCGACCCCGCTATGTTCTGGTGGCGTGCAGGGCTTGACCCCGAGCGGTACGTCTGGGCTACATACGTCGTTGAGACCTCGCACGATCCCGAACGGGTCGCGACCATGCTCGCCCAAGAGCAGAGCGCTGTGAGCCCCAACATCCCCCATACCGGGCGGCCCGTTGACGCGGACGCGTTCGCCGCCCGGGTCGTGTCTGTCGAGTCCCTCCCAGACGCACCCCCCTCCGGCATTGAGCACTACGCGCTGACTCCCCACGAGTCAGCACCCAGCCAAGAGACGAGGTGGGCGCGGGTCGAAATCGCGTACCCGTTTCCCGGCAGTCCTGCCAGCCTCACGCACGTTTGGACCATCATCGGCGCAGAGGTGCATCGATTCGGGTTCGTGAGGGCGCTGCAGATTGAGGACTTCCGCATCCCGTCCAGTGCTGCGATCCGGGGGCCGCGATTTGGGGTCCGCGGCCTACGGGACGTAGCCGGCGTCTTCGGTCGGCCGCTGCTCTGCCGGTCCGCCCGACCCGCAGTGGGCGCGACCGACGATGAGATGGCCGAAATGGCAGAGCTCGTCCTGTTAGCAGGGTTCGATGCCGTGAAGGACGACGAGCTCACGCTCGCTCGCGGCGCCGACGCCGCCGCAAGGCGGGCGAGAACCGTCGCTAAGGCTGTGCGAAATGCCGAGGACCAGACCGGGGAGCGGAAGCTCTACGTCGCCAACGCGATCGGATCGCGCTCCCAGACGCTCGCCATCGCCAATGCAGCCGTCGCCAATGGGGCGGACGCTCTTCTTGTCAGTTCCGCCCTCCAGGGTCTTGAGGTGTGTGGTGAGCTAGCCGACGAGTTTGGGGTCCCCATCCTTTGCCACAACACGTGGTCGGATGTCCTCTCGCGACATCCTCGATTCGGGGTCTCAGACGCCGCCCTCGCGAGTCTTCATCGGCTCAGCGGTGCCGACCTTGTGATGGCACCTGGCCCCTTTGCAACTCAGACCGCCCCCTCTGAAGCACCCTTCCTTGACGCCGTTCGAGGTCCTGTGGAGGGCGTGAGATCGGCAATGCCAATCTTAGCGGGAGGAAAAATCCCAGAGGGGGTTGCGCAGTATCTAGAGGCGGTCGGGTCCCCGGACTTCATGCTCATCGTCGCGACGGCGGTCGACACCCACCCCGAAGGCATGGCCGTAGGCGCGCGTGAGTTTCGGGACGCCGTTGAAGCCGTCCGATTGCCTGCGCCTCGGTGA